One genomic segment of Sander lucioperca isolate FBNREF2018 chromosome 10, SLUC_FBN_1.2, whole genome shotgun sequence includes these proteins:
- the LOC116066670 gene encoding zinc finger protein 706, with the protein MARGHQKFQSQQKNAKKQADIKKSKGHDQKAAAKAALVYTCTVCRTQMPDPKTFKQHFESKHPKSSMPPELVSVEA; encoded by the exons ATGGCCCGTGGGCACCAGAAGTTCCAGTCCCAGCAGAAGAATGCCAAAAAGCAGGCAGACATCAAGAAGAGCAAAGGCCATGACCAGAAGGCAGCAGCTAAGGCTGCTTTAGTTTACACGTGCACTGTGTGTCGG ACACAAATGCCCGACCCGAAGACCTTTAAGCAGCACTTTGAAAGCAAACATCCTAAGTCCTCCATGCCCCCGGAGTTGGTCAGTGTGGAGGCGTAA